One region of Hymenobacter sediminicola genomic DNA includes:
- the mutS gene encoding DNA mismatch repair protein MutS, with protein sequence MRQYYELKQAHPGAVLLFRVGDFYETFGEDAVTASRILDITLTKRGAGTASETPLAGFPHHALDNYLPKLVRAGQRVAICDQLEDPKLAKGLVKRGITELVTPGVSLHDNVLDRRSNNYLCAVHFGKQEAGISFLDISTGEFLVAQGTIEYLGKLLQNFQPAEVLFCKRSRQEFESHFGPDYCHFALDEWVFGFDYGHDTLTRHFNTTSLKGFGIDGLREGITAAGCILHYLAETKHTDVGHIGSIGRLEEDKYVWLDRFTVRNLELVQAQHPGGVPLIDILDQTVTPMGARLLRKWVVLPLKEPAQIQRRLETVEALLQTPELLENILQHLRQINDLERLISKVAVRRINPRELTQLARALEAIGPIRTELAGSGIRALQKLADQLNPCATLRDEIQAKIKADAPVLTNQGGVLNDGVDKELDELRAMAFSGKDYLFQLQQRAIQETGISSLKVAYNKVFGYYLEVTNSHKDKVPASWIRKQTLVNAERYITEELKVYEEKILHAEERLFVIEQNIYNELVLFAAEYVAQIQQNARAIGVADCLASFAATARQHRYVKPTVDDSTLLDIRAGRHPVIERQLPPGEQYIPNDICLDQDDQQIVVITGPNMAGKSALLRQTALIVLLAQIGSFVPADAAHIGVIDKIFTRVGASDNLSKGESTFMVEMTETASILNNLSDRSLVLMDEIGRGTSTYDGISIAWAIVEHLHNSPRARAKTLFATHYHELNQLADDCPRVRNYNVAVKEADGRILFLRKLREGGSEHSFGIHVARMAGMPTSVVLRANEIMHHLEQERTSAGIDADAPTEFDDVLTGLDSEPDGGKVVAMNGAAVSAATPDAESARRGPKAQPAAAVHNAPRPSLQLSMFEPADPALERVRELLEKLDVNTLTPIEALLKLNELKLAVGGR encoded by the coding sequence ATGCGCCAGTATTACGAGCTGAAGCAGGCTCACCCCGGCGCAGTGCTCCTGTTTCGCGTCGGCGACTTCTACGAAACCTTCGGTGAGGATGCCGTGACGGCCTCGCGCATTCTGGATATCACCCTCACGAAACGTGGAGCGGGCACGGCCTCCGAAACGCCCTTAGCCGGCTTTCCCCATCATGCCCTCGACAACTACTTGCCCAAGCTGGTACGGGCCGGGCAGCGCGTGGCCATCTGCGACCAGCTCGAGGACCCCAAGCTGGCTAAGGGCCTCGTGAAGCGCGGCATTACGGAACTGGTAACGCCCGGCGTGAGCCTGCACGACAATGTGCTGGACCGCCGCTCCAACAACTACCTCTGCGCCGTGCATTTCGGGAAGCAGGAAGCCGGTATTTCGTTTCTCGATATCAGCACCGGTGAGTTTTTGGTGGCCCAGGGTACTATCGAATACTTGGGCAAGCTACTGCAGAATTTCCAGCCGGCAGAAGTGCTATTCTGCAAGAGAAGCCGCCAGGAGTTTGAAAGCCACTTCGGGCCTGATTACTGCCACTTTGCACTAGATGAGTGGGTATTCGGCTTCGACTATGGCCACGACACGCTTACGCGCCACTTCAATACCACGTCCCTCAAAGGCTTCGGTATTGACGGGCTGCGCGAAGGCATTACAGCGGCCGGCTGTATCCTCCACTACCTCGCCGAAACCAAGCACACCGACGTGGGACACATCGGCAGCATTGGGCGGCTGGAGGAGGATAAGTACGTGTGGCTCGACCGGTTTACGGTGCGCAACTTGGAGCTGGTACAGGCCCAGCACCCTGGTGGTGTCCCGCTGATTGACATCCTAGACCAGACTGTAACGCCTATGGGGGCGCGGCTGCTGCGCAAATGGGTAGTACTGCCCCTGAAAGAGCCCGCCCAGATTCAGCGTCGCCTCGAAACCGTGGAAGCGTTACTTCAGACGCCGGAGCTACTGGAGAATATTCTGCAGCACCTGCGCCAGATCAACGACCTGGAGCGGCTGATTTCCAAGGTGGCGGTACGCCGTATCAACCCACGCGAACTGACACAGCTGGCCCGCGCCCTAGAAGCCATTGGCCCTATCCGCACGGAGCTGGCCGGCTCGGGCATTCGGGCCCTGCAGAAGCTGGCCGATCAGCTGAATCCCTGTGCTACTCTGCGCGACGAAATCCAGGCGAAAATCAAGGCAGATGCGCCCGTCCTGACCAACCAGGGCGGCGTGCTGAACGATGGCGTGGATAAAGAGCTGGATGAGCTGCGGGCCATGGCTTTTTCGGGCAAGGACTACCTGTTTCAACTGCAGCAACGTGCCATCCAGGAAACCGGCATTTCGTCGCTGAAAGTGGCTTACAACAAGGTGTTTGGCTATTATCTGGAAGTGACGAACTCGCACAAAGACAAAGTGCCTGCCTCCTGGATTCGGAAGCAGACGCTGGTGAATGCGGAGCGCTATATCACGGAAGAGCTGAAAGTATACGAGGAGAAAATTCTGCACGCCGAGGAACGCCTGTTCGTCATCGAGCAGAACATCTACAATGAGTTGGTGCTGTTTGCCGCCGAATATGTAGCCCAGATTCAGCAGAACGCCCGCGCCATTGGCGTTGCCGACTGTCTGGCTTCGTTTGCGGCTACGGCCCGCCAGCACCGCTACGTAAAGCCCACCGTTGACGATTCCACGCTGCTTGATATCCGGGCGGGCCGCCACCCGGTCATTGAACGCCAGTTGCCGCCCGGTGAGCAATATATCCCCAACGATATTTGCCTCGACCAGGACGACCAGCAGATTGTGGTGATTACCGGCCCGAACATGGCCGGCAAGTCGGCGCTGTTGCGCCAGACGGCCCTGATTGTGCTGCTGGCCCAGATTGGCTCCTTCGTGCCCGCCGACGCGGCCCACATTGGCGTCATCGATAAGATTTTTACCCGGGTGGGCGCTTCCGATAACCTGAGCAAGGGCGAAAGCACTTTCATGGTGGAAATGACCGAAACCGCCAGCATCCTCAACAACCTCTCGGACCGGAGCCTGGTGCTGATGGATGAAATTGGGCGGGGCACCAGCACTTACGATGGTATCAGCATTGCCTGGGCCATTGTGGAGCACCTGCATAATTCGCCCAGGGCGCGGGCCAAAACCCTCTTTGCCACTCACTACCACGAGCTCAACCAACTAGCCGACGACTGCCCCCGGGTGCGCAACTACAACGTGGCCGTGAAAGAAGCCGACGGACGCATCCTGTTCCTGCGCAAACTGCGAGAAGGCGGCTCCGAGCACTCGTTCGGGATTCATGTGGCACGGATGGCTGGCATGCCTACGTCTGTCGTTTTGCGCGCCAACGAAATCATGCACCACTTGGAGCAGGAGCGCACCTCCGCTGGCATAGATGCGGATGCCCCGACTGAATTTGACGATGTGCTAACAGGTCTGGATTCCGAACCAGATGGCGGCAAGGTAGTGGCAATGAATGGCGCGGCTGTATCCGCCGCAACTCCAGACGCCGAGTCGGCCCGGCGTGGCCCTAAGGCCCAACCTGCAGCGGCCGTACACAATGCCCCCCGTCCTAGTCTGCAGCTCAGCATGTTCGAGCCTGCTGATCCGGCCCTGGAGCGAGTCCGGGAGCTGCTAGAAAAGTTGGACGTAAATACCCTTACTCCCATCGAAGCGCTGCTCAAGCTCAATGAGCTGAAGCTGGCCGTGGGCGGTAGGTAA
- a CDS encoding metal-dependent hydrolase → MRGSSHLAIGLITGVAVAGLVPGVPFSVAGIALAGFSSLAPDLDHPGSRLSKRLGFAQNYVRWAFVVAALLLAAYTHFQLPIGPDRRMGFTAALAFGLIGAAMQGDSTRKLALMFTGLCTVVAGLYTGFLWLSMLGCFVAVAPFTSHRSWTHTIWAAGLWTYIGHLANQTLGWHGVALFAGGGYVSHLLADTLTKAGVKWFMPLLDYSFKIPLIRTGSASGNMLEVAICVGYGLLVLGLVVGKIGF, encoded by the coding sequence TTGCGCGGCTCTTCTCACTTGGCCATTGGCCTTATTACTGGCGTGGCTGTGGCTGGCCTCGTTCCTGGCGTCCCGTTCTCCGTGGCTGGCATTGCACTGGCTGGCTTCTCATCCCTGGCTCCTGACCTCGACCACCCTGGCTCGCGCCTGAGCAAACGGCTGGGCTTCGCCCAGAATTATGTGCGCTGGGCCTTTGTAGTAGCGGCACTCCTATTAGCCGCTTACACCCATTTCCAGCTGCCTATTGGGCCTGACAGGCGCATGGGCTTCACGGCAGCACTAGCCTTCGGGCTTATCGGTGCGGCTATGCAAGGCGACTCCACCCGCAAGCTGGCGCTTATGTTTACGGGCCTATGCACGGTGGTAGCGGGCCTCTATACCGGCTTTTTGTGGCTGAGTATGCTGGGCTGCTTTGTGGCGGTAGCACCCTTCACGTCGCACCGCTCCTGGACGCACACCATCTGGGCTGCCGGCCTCTGGACCTATATCGGGCACCTGGCCAACCAAACACTGGGCTGGCATGGCGTGGCGTTGTTTGCGGGCGGTGGCTATGTGTCGCATCTGCTGGCCGATACTCTCACCAAAGCCGGCGTCAAGTGGTTTATGCCCTTGCTAGACTATTCGTTCAAGATTCCGCTCATCCGTACCGGCTCCGCTAGTGGCAACATGCTGGAGGTGGCTATCTGCGTCGGCTACGGTCTGCTGGTGCTAGGGCTAGTGGTAGGAAAAATTGGATTTTAA
- a CDS encoding NYN domain-containing protein — protein MNQINSPLIRIGVFYDGNYFLKISDYYYFQHDRKARISLEGLHEFIRHQVAEEEDVDVRLSRIIDAHFFRGRLSATEARDKDRLFHDRLLDDILMNMSIATHYMPLKTRDGRLQEKGIDVWLSLEALELALHKSYDVIVLIAGDSDYVPLIKKLNTIGTRVMLLNWDFKYVDFKGEARVTRASQHLLEQATYPVQMHEIIDQGLVDTDELIESMFVNTPDPVPFPAVAKPVRPTGPTAAGPVGTIGISTIKNLKNGFGFVVMPPNNLFFSYADMAEGDFNELREGDWVEFTVGRNHRDEDCARNVRKVAAPAMEEGDEYDDEESHEHESADSSEHL, from the coding sequence ATGAACCAGATAAATAGCCCTCTGATTAGGATAGGCGTCTTTTATGACGGCAATTATTTCCTGAAGATCAGTGATTACTACTACTTCCAGCATGACCGCAAGGCCCGTATTAGCCTAGAAGGTTTGCACGAGTTTATCCGGCATCAGGTAGCGGAAGAAGAAGATGTTGATGTGCGCCTGAGCCGCATCATCGACGCTCACTTTTTCCGTGGCCGCCTTTCGGCCACAGAAGCGCGCGACAAAGACCGGCTGTTCCATGACCGGTTGCTCGACGATATTCTCATGAACATGAGCATCGCCACGCACTATATGCCCCTGAAAACGCGTGATGGGCGCCTGCAGGAAAAAGGCATTGACGTGTGGCTATCGTTGGAAGCGCTGGAACTGGCCCTGCACAAAAGCTACGACGTTATCGTTCTTATTGCCGGCGACTCGGACTACGTGCCCCTTATTAAGAAGCTCAACACCATCGGCACGCGTGTGATGCTGCTGAACTGGGACTTCAAGTACGTGGATTTCAAAGGCGAAGCCCGCGTAACCCGCGCTTCGCAGCACCTGCTCGAGCAGGCCACCTACCCGGTGCAAATGCACGAAATCATTGATCAAGGCCTCGTCGATACTGATGAGCTGATCGAAAGCATGTTTGTGAACACGCCGGACCCGGTTCCTTTCCCAGCCGTAGCGAAACCTGTGCGCCCCACCGGCCCTACTGCTGCCGGCCCGGTTGGCACTATTGGCATCAGCACCATCAAGAACCTCAAGAACGGCTTTGGCTTCGTAGTGATGCCGCCCAATAACCTGTTCTTCAGCTATGCCGATATGGCGGAAGGCGACTTCAACGAGCTGCGCGAAGGCGACTGGGTAGAATTCACGGTAGGCCGCAACCACCGCGACGAGGACTGTGCCCGCAACGTACGCAAAGTGGCCGCTCCTGCTATGGAAGAAGGCGACGAGTACGATGATGAAGAATCGCACGAGCATGAGTCGGCAGACTCATCCGAGCACTTGTAA
- a CDS encoding GNAT family N-acetyltransferase produces the protein MSVHSPATPAEWAAYFRLRYEVLRQPWQQPEGSEHAEDDAAPTTTHALLLAPDGKALGVGRLHPSGQRQGQVRFMAVASAAQGQGVGRQILEFLEAAARRQGLTEIVLHARENAVPFYQQLGYLVVAPSHTLFGTVAHQLMRKAL, from the coding sequence ATGTCCGTTCATTCTCCTGCTACTCCTGCCGAGTGGGCCGCCTATTTCCGGCTCCGCTACGAAGTGCTGCGCCAGCCCTGGCAGCAGCCCGAAGGCTCTGAGCATGCCGAGGATGATGCCGCCCCGACTACCACACACGCCCTGCTGCTTGCTCCTGATGGAAAGGCGCTGGGCGTGGGGCGCCTGCATCCTTCCGGCCAGCGGCAGGGCCAGGTGCGCTTTATGGCGGTAGCATCAGCAGCGCAGGGCCAGGGCGTGGGGCGCCAGATACTGGAATTTCTGGAAGCCGCCGCCCGCCGGCAAGGTCTCACGGAAATAGTGCTGCACGCCCGCGAAAATGCTGTGCCGTTTTACCAGCAGCTCGGCTACCTAGTAGTGGCTCCGTCGCACACGTTGTTTGGCACTGTAGCCCACCAGCTGATGCGTAAAGCTTTGTAG
- a CDS encoding YajQ family cyclic di-GMP-binding protein, with product MASFDIVSKVDPQTLENAVNTAKKELQTRYDLRDTKGGIDLDKKANTILLSSENSMRVKALEDILLGRVVKQGIDGTALDFSAEEQASGNLVKKTIKVRAGVDKDTGRKISKAIKDAKLKVEVQMQDDQMRVTAKKIDDLQAAIAVLRQHSADIGQPLQFVNMKS from the coding sequence ATGGCATCTTTCGACATTGTAAGCAAAGTGGATCCGCAAACGCTGGAAAACGCGGTAAACACGGCGAAAAAAGAACTACAGACCCGCTACGACCTGCGCGATACCAAAGGAGGTATTGACCTTGATAAAAAGGCCAATACTATTCTGCTCAGTTCCGAAAACTCCATGCGGGTGAAGGCGCTGGAAGATATTCTGCTGGGTCGCGTAGTGAAGCAGGGAATTGATGGCACGGCGCTGGACTTTTCGGCGGAGGAGCAAGCCAGCGGCAACCTCGTGAAGAAGACCATCAAAGTGCGCGCCGGCGTGGACAAGGACACGGGCCGCAAAATCAGCAAGGCTATCAAAGACGCTAAGCTGAAAGTGGAGGTGCAGATGCAGGACGACCAAATGCGCGTGACGGCCAAGAAAATAGACGACCTGCAGGCTGCCATTGCTGTGCTCCGCCAACACTCCGCCGACATTGGCCAGCCGCTGCAGTTCGTGAATATGAAAAGCTAA
- a CDS encoding PaaI family thioesterase has protein sequence MEQLPDVGTLIAIYNQINSYGRTNGMVLTVSEPGEVRYAMTIREEHLSSPGTCHGGVLAGLMDAALGAAALSLAFTRGELVSTVEFKINYLHPVRLHDHLLARAHVEHAGNTLVVTSAAIECTTRSLVVARGMGTFNRYPADKRDFHRLLFPDTEPAE, from the coding sequence ATGGAGCAGCTTCCTGACGTTGGCACGCTGATAGCCATCTACAACCAGATAAATAGCTACGGCCGCACCAATGGCATGGTGCTGACCGTCTCGGAGCCCGGCGAAGTGCGGTATGCCATGACCATCCGGGAAGAGCACCTCTCCTCACCAGGCACCTGCCACGGTGGCGTGCTGGCGGGCCTGATGGATGCTGCGCTGGGAGCTGCCGCGTTGTCGTTGGCCTTCACCCGCGGCGAACTGGTATCCACGGTCGAATTCAAGATAAACTACCTACATCCGGTCCGGCTCCATGACCATCTGCTGGCCCGCGCCCACGTAGAACATGCTGGCAACACGTTGGTAGTCACGAGTGCGGCCATTGAATGCACTACGCGGAGCCTAGTTGTGGCGCGGGGTATGGGCACGTTCAACCGCTACCCAGCAGATAAGCGCGACTTTCACCGGCTGCTCTTCCCCGATACTGAGCCAGCGGAGTAG
- a CDS encoding J domain-containing protein translates to MSTHYMVLGVSEQATAAEIRQAYRRLVLLTHPDRTPDPAAHRRYIAINEAYETLSNATRRAAYDQQLRRLVQPAPETDADTEPHPDPALRRRGYRRAKASARPPLQPMHIRYAAEFRRILPRFRIVAYLSLLSVALLTVDFNRTETLSDETVQEFEYVTRSSKRGSSSYFIVYTQNSNFKVDNDTELEKGDQIRVLQTPWFGKVKTVMIRSGKMQGDTLQISRFDFLWMLCVVVAGSALLFLCVSLRPDRAFNVGFTNSVAVFFLFLYLCFV, encoded by the coding sequence ATGAGCACTCATTATATGGTACTGGGTGTGAGCGAGCAGGCTACTGCCGCCGAAATCCGCCAGGCATACCGGCGCCTCGTGCTGCTCACGCACCCCGACCGCACGCCCGATCCGGCTGCTCACCGCCGCTACATAGCCATCAACGAAGCCTATGAGACACTAAGCAATGCTACCCGTCGCGCTGCCTACGACCAGCAACTGCGCCGACTGGTTCAGCCGGCTCCAGAAACAGATGCTGATACCGAGCCGCACCCGGACCCGGCCTTACGCCGCCGGGGGTATCGCCGTGCCAAGGCAAGTGCCCGGCCTCCTCTTCAACCGATGCACATACGTTACGCCGCCGAATTTCGGCGCATTTTGCCCCGCTTTCGGATTGTGGCCTATCTGAGCCTACTGAGTGTAGCGCTCCTCACCGTTGACTTCAATCGAACAGAAACGCTATCTGACGAAACAGTGCAAGAATTCGAATACGTGACCCGAAGTAGTAAGAGAGGCTCGTCATCTTACTTTATTGTGTACACTCAGAATTCCAATTTTAAGGTAGATAACGATACGGAGCTTGAAAAAGGCGACCAAATACGAGTGCTGCAAACGCCATGGTTTGGCAAAGTGAAAACTGTAATGATACGCTCTGGCAAGATGCAGGGCGATACACTGCAAATCAGTCGATTCGACTTCCTGTGGATGCTGTGCGTGGTAGTGGCAGGTAGCGCCCTATTGTTTTTGTGCGTCAGCCTTCGTCCCGACCGCGCTTTTAATGTGGGGTTTACCAATTCCGTCGCTGTTTTCTTTTTATTTCTCTACCTGTGTTTTGTCTAA
- a CDS encoding TerC family protein, whose amino-acid sequence MNFDFSVFSSAPAWISLLTLTFMEIVLGIDNIIFISIIVNRLPKEQHARGRSIGLLLALVCRIGLLMSITWIVGLKAALFSVNLPWMAEPFGVSGRDLILLAGGLFLIGKSTTEIHTKLQGEEEEEHGGKGKATMASTILQIIVIDIVFSFDSILTAVGLVDNVLIMVLAVVLSMGVMLVFSGIVADFVNRNPTIKMLALSFLIMIGVMLVMEAFHKEIEKGYIYFAMFFSLVVEVLNMRLRKKATPVHLRDSQYD is encoded by the coding sequence ATGAACTTCGATTTTTCGGTCTTCTCCAGCGCTCCGGCCTGGATCAGCCTCCTCACGCTGACCTTTATGGAAATCGTGCTGGGTATCGACAATATCATCTTCATATCCATCATCGTGAACCGGCTGCCCAAAGAGCAGCATGCCCGCGGCCGTAGCATCGGACTACTGCTGGCGCTGGTGTGCCGCATCGGGTTGCTCATGAGTATCACGTGGATTGTGGGCCTGAAAGCCGCTTTATTCAGCGTGAACCTGCCGTGGATGGCAGAGCCGTTCGGGGTATCGGGCCGCGACCTTATTCTGCTGGCTGGCGGTCTGTTCCTGATTGGCAAAAGCACTACGGAAATTCATACCAAGCTCCAGGGTGAGGAAGAAGAAGAGCATGGCGGCAAAGGCAAAGCCACCATGGCCAGCACCATTCTGCAGATCATCGTCATCGACATCGTGTTCAGCTTCGACTCCATCCTGACGGCCGTGGGCCTTGTGGATAATGTACTGATTATGGTGCTGGCTGTCGTTCTGTCGATGGGCGTAATGCTGGTCTTCTCGGGTATAGTGGCCGATTTCGTGAACCGCAATCCTACCATCAAAATGCTGGCCCTCTCCTTCCTGATCATGATTGGGGTAATGCTGGTGATGGAAGCCTTCCACAAGGAAATCGAGAAAGGCTACATCTACTTCGCTATGTTCTTCTCGCTGGTAGTAGAAGTGTTGAATATGCGCCTGCGCAAGAAAGCCACCCCAGTTCATCTGCGCGACTCGCAATACGACTAA
- a CDS encoding T9SS-dependent M36 family metallopeptidase yields the protein MKSTFTMPGSRALLLAAMLAVPGLAAAQQAPVTQALSALTSKAVRQGLSEQDMASPAITSQYTDASTGLTHVYLRQRHQGIEIHGAVANVHVASNGRVVVLHHNFVSGVAAKVRSTTPSLTPAQAVAAAARALNMPAPRSLSVEQEGRPAEGMVFNDGGISLDKIPVKLMYQIKANGELALAWDVTLAPQDAMHHWNVRVDAQSGLLLDKTDYTVSEPVSFAEMTQQAMASRGWQQVLATPATANRVNVPNSYNVLPLSIESPSHGARQLVVDPADLTVSPFGWHDVNGIAGADSTNTKGNNVYAYLDRNGVNGFRKGASPDGGPTQIFDFPFATSAQPEINKDAAVTNLFYWNNVMHDVMASKGFTEAAGNFQVKNYTTTNGTATPGGNDPVRAEAQDGASLATPNLNNANFSTPIDGSAPRMQMFEWSGVTSVTVTAPASVAGPLSAQESAQGRSLSVVGPITGTLVPVNDGSPQPMRGCNVPFVNAAAVNGNIAFIRRGKCNFSAKIKNAQDAGARLVVVMDSIVGSTALVTMAGTAPDSIGIRIPSLFINYVDGSRLLAAITAGQTVTLTAGTTPRRDGDFDNGIISHEYGHGISTRLTGGRLNSSCLPNTTGYETMGEGWSDFFGLWMTTKPGDVGTTPRGIGTYAVSEPVAGAGIRTQPYTTNMQISDLTYDNLGTPGYTETHSVGEIWCTALWDMNWAMIARHGYNANLKALTGGNNMTLRLVLEGMKLQPCTPGMLDGRNAILKADSLLYGGSNSDIIWRAFARRGMGFDAIQGLATSVTDNFAGFALPTTLSTNKQLNEQMLEVYPNPARDQVLVRTQVSSKSAVSVELLTMMGQVVRTMSVPASTIQQAGVKLNTAELANGVYVVRLTTSEGTITKKVAVQH from the coding sequence ATGAAATCAACTTTTACAATGCCAGGCAGCCGGGCGCTGTTGCTGGCGGCTATGCTGGCGGTGCCCGGCTTGGCTGCTGCCCAGCAGGCGCCTGTGACCCAGGCGCTGTCGGCTCTAACGAGCAAGGCAGTACGCCAGGGGCTGAGCGAGCAGGACATGGCCAGCCCGGCCATCACCAGCCAGTATACTGATGCCAGCACTGGCCTGACGCACGTATATCTGCGCCAGCGTCACCAGGGCATTGAAATTCATGGAGCAGTAGCTAACGTACACGTGGCCAGCAATGGCCGTGTGGTAGTGTTGCACCACAATTTTGTGTCTGGTGTGGCGGCTAAAGTACGTTCTACTACGCCTTCACTCACGCCTGCACAAGCCGTAGCTGCTGCGGCCCGGGCCCTGAATATGCCTGCGCCCCGCTCCCTGAGCGTGGAGCAGGAAGGCCGTCCGGCCGAAGGCATGGTTTTCAACGATGGTGGCATTTCGCTGGATAAGATTCCGGTGAAGCTGATGTACCAGATCAAAGCCAACGGCGAGCTTGCGCTGGCCTGGGACGTGACGCTGGCTCCGCAGGATGCCATGCACCACTGGAATGTGCGCGTAGATGCACAGAGCGGCCTGCTGCTCGACAAAACTGACTACACTGTTTCGGAGCCCGTATCGTTTGCTGAAATGACCCAGCAGGCGATGGCGTCGCGCGGCTGGCAGCAGGTGCTGGCTACGCCCGCTACGGCCAACCGTGTGAACGTGCCCAACTCCTACAACGTGTTGCCTCTCTCGATTGAGAGCCCCAGCCACGGTGCTCGTCAGTTGGTAGTAGACCCTGCCGATCTGACGGTTTCGCCCTTCGGCTGGCACGATGTGAACGGCATAGCCGGCGCTGACTCCACCAACACGAAAGGCAACAACGTGTATGCCTATTTGGATCGTAACGGTGTAAACGGATTCCGCAAAGGTGCCAGCCCTGACGGTGGCCCTACGCAGATCTTTGACTTCCCCTTCGCCACTTCGGCGCAGCCTGAAATCAACAAAGACGCCGCCGTAACCAACCTGTTCTACTGGAACAACGTGATGCACGATGTGATGGCCAGCAAGGGCTTCACGGAAGCAGCCGGCAACTTCCAGGTTAAGAACTACACCACTACCAACGGTACAGCTACACCCGGCGGCAACGACCCGGTGCGGGCAGAAGCACAAGATGGTGCTTCCCTGGCAACGCCTAACCTGAACAACGCTAACTTCTCGACTCCAATTGACGGCTCGGCTCCACGGATGCAGATGTTCGAATGGTCGGGCGTTACTTCTGTGACCGTGACGGCTCCGGCTTCTGTGGCTGGCCCACTGTCGGCGCAGGAAAGCGCGCAAGGCCGTTCTCTGTCTGTGGTTGGCCCTATCACGGGTACGCTGGTTCCGGTGAATGATGGTTCGCCTCAGCCTATGCGGGGTTGCAACGTGCCATTCGTAAACGCGGCAGCTGTCAATGGAAACATTGCCTTCATCCGTCGTGGCAAGTGCAACTTCTCAGCTAAGATCAAGAATGCCCAGGATGCCGGCGCCCGCCTTGTGGTGGTAATGGACAGCATCGTGGGTTCGACGGCCCTCGTGACGATGGCTGGCACGGCTCCCGATTCCATCGGTATCCGGATTCCTTCGCTGTTTATCAACTACGTGGACGGCTCCCGTCTGCTGGCGGCCATCACGGCTGGCCAGACCGTAACGCTCACGGCTGGCACTACGCCTCGCCGCGACGGTGACTTCGACAACGGTATCATCTCGCACGAGTATGGCCACGGTATTTCTACCCGCCTCACTGGCGGCCGCCTGAACTCAAGCTGCCTGCCCAACACCACCGGTTACGAAACCATGGGTGAAGGCTGGAGCGACTTCTTCGGCTTGTGGATGACGACCAAGCCCGGCGACGTAGGTACTACGCCCCGCGGTATCGGAACGTACGCCGTTTCGGAGCCGGTTGCCGGCGCAGGTATCCGCACGCAGCCGTATACCACCAACATGCAGATCAGCGACCTGACCTACGATAATCTGGGCACTCCTGGCTACACCGAAACGCACTCCGTAGGTGAAATCTGGTGCACGGCGCTGTGGGATATGAACTGGGCCATGATTGCGCGCCACGGCTACAACGCCAACCTCAAGGCGCTGACCGGCGGCAACAACATGACGCTGCGCTTGGTGCTGGAAGGCATGAAGCTGCAGCCCTGCACACCTGGCATGCTGGACGGCCGCAACGCCATCCTGAAGGCCGACTCGCTGCTCTATGGCGGCTCGAACTCGGACATCATCTGGCGTGCCTTCGCTCGTCGGGGTATGGGCTTCGATGCAATCCAGGGTCTGGCTACCAGCGTAACCGACAACTTCGCCGGTTTCGCGCTGCCTACTACGCTCAGCACCAACAAGCAGCTCAACGAGCAAATGCTGGAAGTATATCCTAACCCCGCTCGTGACCAGGTATTGGTTCGCACGCAGGTGAGCAGCAAATCGGCCGTATCGGTAGAGTTGCTGACCATGATGGGGCAGGTAGTACGCACGATGTCGGTACCGGCTTCTACTATCCAGCAAGCTGGCGTGAAGCTGAACACGGCCGAATTGGCTAACGGTGTGTATGTAGTACGCCTGACTACTTCGGAAGGCACTATCACCAAGAAAGTAGCGGTGCAGCACTAA
- a CDS encoding RNA methyltransferase, protein MRKLSMEELNRLTVADFKNTRKFPLTLVLDNVRSLHNVGAAFRTADAFAIEKIWLCGITGRPPQREITKTALGSTESVAWEYAPTTLQALHQLRAAGYVLVAVEQTTGSQLLPAFQPDPARRYALVMGNEVFGVEDEVLALCDAAVEIPQFGTKHSLNVSVAAGVVLWDFMTKMGWSNMQ, encoded by the coding sequence ATGCGCAAACTTTCGATGGAAGAACTGAACCGGCTGACGGTGGCAGACTTCAAAAATACGCGAAAATTCCCCCTCACCCTAGTGCTCGACAACGTGCGCAGCCTGCACAACGTGGGCGCTGCATTCCGCACCGCCGACGCGTTTGCCATTGAAAAGATCTGGCTCTGCGGTATTACGGGCCGCCCACCGCAGCGCGAAATCACCAAAACGGCGCTGGGCTCCACTGAGTCGGTAGCGTGGGAATATGCGCCTACCACGCTGCAGGCGCTGCACCAGTTGCGAGCCGCCGGCTATGTGCTGGTGGCGGTGGAGCAAACAACCGGCAGCCAGCTGCTGCCCGCGTTTCAGCCGGATCCGGCCCGGCGCTATGCGTTGGTAATGGGCAATGAGGTATTTGGCGTGGAGGATGAGGTGCTGGCACTCTGCGACGCAGCTGTAGAAATACCGCAGTTCGGTACCAAGCACAGCCTGAATGTGAGCGTAGCGGCAGGCGTAGTGCTGTGGGATTTCATGACTAAAATGGGGTGGTCGAACATGCAATAA